A genomic segment from Branchiostoma floridae strain S238N-H82 chromosome 7, Bfl_VNyyK, whole genome shotgun sequence encodes:
- the LOC118419428 gene encoding ice-structuring glycoprotein-like: MTLNFDKRVNSIETWRAEITSINSNRDIYYLSNKSDNRDLPAGNYEITFTAEYQGRKPELTSIYFNDQLVHGEGGTTDNNVPEGSQSTAVPPSTATPTIANAQATVAPTAAVPTAAPAQAPAAPATPAAPATPAAPATPAAPATPAAPAAVVPTAAPAQAPAAPATPAAPATPAAPATPAAPATPAAPAAVVPTAAPAQAPAAPTAPAAPAAPAAPAAPAAVVPATASAQATAAPTAVVPTAAPAQATAAPTAADVIVPAQATEAEALNCGDSSVQANHGGYKGLSAACSKGLLQRTPALRTATWRAEADRALVNHLIRVIQTKSRMDCCAECLNDANCCSVNYEEDTGSCELNGTDGRTCPTSVVNREGFTFYQPME, translated from the exons ATGACGCTCAACTTCGACAAAAGAGTCAACAGCATCGAG ACCTGGCGGGCTGAAATCACGAGTATCAATAGTAACCGTGACATTTATTATCTTTCGAACAAATCTGACAATCGCGATCTGCCGGCTGGGAACTATGAGATCACGTTCACCGCTGAGTACCAGGGAAGAAAGCCTGAGTTGACATCCATCTACTTCAACGACCAACTCGTACACGGGGAAGGAGGGACAACTGATAACAATGTCCCCGAAGGTAGTCAGAGCACTGCAGTACCGCCATCAACGGCTACTCCAACTATCGCCAATGCCCAAGCAACAGTAGCACCAACAGCTGCTGTCCCAACTGCCGCACCTGCCCAAGCACCAGCAGCACCAGCAACACCAGCAGCACCAGCAACACCAGCAGCACCAGCAACACCAGCAGCACCAGCAACACCAGCAGCACCAGCAGCTGTTGTCCCAACTGCCGCACCTGCCCAAGCACCAGCAGCACCAGCAACACCAGCAGCACCAGCAACACCAGCAGCACCAGCAACACCAGCAGCACCAGCAACACCAGCAGCACCAGCAGCTGTTGTCCCAACTGCCGCACCTGCCCAAGCACCAGCAGCACCAACAGCACCAGCAGCACCAGCAGCACCAGCAGCACCAGCAGCACCAGCAGCTGTTGTCCCAGCTACCGCATCTGCCCAAGCAACAGCAGCACCAACAGCTGTTGTCCCAACTGCCGCACCTGCCCAAGCAACAGCAGCACCAACAGCTGCTGATGTTATTGTACCAGCTCAAGCTACCGAG GCTGAAGCCCTAAACTGTGGTGACAGTAGTGTGCAAGCAAACCATGGAGGCTACAAGGGTCTGTCTGCAGCGTGTTCTAAAG GATTGTTACAACGTACACCAGCACTCCGCACTGCAACGTGGCGTGCTGAGGCAGACCGCGCCCTTGTCAATCATCTCATCAGGGTCATCCAAACCAAAAGCAGAATGGATTGCTGCGCAGAGTGCCTGAATGACGCCAACTGTTGCTCCGTGAACTACGAGGAGGACACAGGAAGCTGTGAGCTGAACGGAACGGACGGCCGTACCTGCCCAACCTCAGTCGTGAATCGTGAGGGGTTCACGTTCTATCAGCCCATGGAGTAA